The Desertibacillus haloalkaliphilus DNA window TGTTACGGTTTCTAGAGACACGGACGTTCAAGCGGGTCGGTGGTCACCTTGATATTAAGACAGACATTCGGATCGTCGCAGCAACAAATCAGCATCTTGAAGAAGCAGTCGCACAAGGAACCTTTCGTTCCGACTTGTATTATCGTTTGCATATTGTCCCTCTCCATGTTCCGCCCTTACGGGATCGAAAAGAGGATATCCTTCCGTTAGTGGACTATTTCTTACACGTATTTGCAAAACAGCTCAAGAAACATGTCCCTGTTTTGACAGATGAAGCTAGACAGAGCTTGCTATCATACCACTGGGCAGGAAACGTTCGCGAGTTACGAAACATCGTTGAACGGTTTGTTATTTTACATGAAACAGGAACTGACGTTACGTCCTTCCTTGAAGGGCAGCATACAGGTGTTCCATCATTCAAAGAGGAAAAGCAAAAGCTAGAGCTGGACCTGGATCTTCTTGACTTTGATGAACCATTTTCACTAAAGGACGAATTAGAAAGAATAGAACTCGGCTATATTAAACAAGCATTAGAGAAAACGAAATGGAATGTATCCAAAAGTGCTGAGTTGCTTGGTATGAGTAGGTACGCTCTGCAAAGGCGTATTGATAAGGCGAAACTTCAGTGATCAAAACCGCCCATGTTGTGCGATTTCGCACGATGTGGGCGGTTTTGATCGTTATTGATCTTGTTCATGAAAGTAGCGACCAATTGGAATGCTAAACGTATCGGCCTCTAATACGAGCGATTTCGAGCCATTGTGTGCAAATTCTAAAAATTTGGCACAACAATTGCATATTTAAAAAGTAGATCAATAAATAGAAAGGGTGAATAAGATGAGTCAACATTCATCAAACGATCAAAAAAACGAGCGAAAGAATCGCTTAAGTGTCATGGCAGGGGCAGCTTTTTTGATGGCTACATCTGCAATCGGACCAGGATTTTTGACACAAACGGCTGTGTTTACTGAACAGTTGTTAGCAAGTTTTGCTTTTGTTATTTTAGCATCGGTGATTTTAGATATTGGAGCACAGGTAAATATATGGCGCATCATTGCCGTTTCTAAGATGAAAGGACAAGACATTGCCAATGCGGTGTTTCCAGGCCTGGGGTATGCCGTCGCCTTCTTCATTGTCTTAGGAGGTCTTGCGTTTAACATTGGAAACGTTGGTGGAGGTGGATTAGGGGTAAATGCACTTCTAGGTTTTGACCCCGTGATTGGTGCGGTCATTACCGGACTGATTTGTGTGGGGATCTTTTTATCGAAGGAAGCTGGAATGGCGATGGACAAAATCGTTCGCTATCTAGGTGGTTTAATGATCCTACTTACGACGTATGTGATGTTTGTTAGTCAGCCACCAGTCGCAGAGGCGGCATTACGAACCGTTGCACCGCTAGAGATTGATATGTTAGCCATTATTACGATTGTCGGTGGGACCGTTGGTGGCTATATTACCTTTGCAGGGGGTCACCGTCTCTTAGATGCCGGCATTTCAGGTCAAGAAAATCTTCGTCATGTCACAAATACAGCGGTTTCAGGAATTGTAGTTGCTTCGATTATGCGAGTGATTCTATTTTTAGCTGTACTTGGAGTTGTATCAGCTGGGTTTGCATTAGATCCTGATAATCCAACAGCATCAGTGTTCCAAATTGCAGCCGGTGAAATCGGCTTCCGTATCTTTGGGCTTGTCCTATGGGCTGCGGCGATTACGTCTGTGGTTGGTGCCGCATATACGTCTGTTTCTTTTTTAACAACGTTTCACCCGAGCATTGAACGAAACAAAAAATATTGGACTGTTGGCTTTATTGTTGCTTCAACAACGATCTTTGCTCTTATTGGTCAGCCGGTAACATTATTGATTTTAGCAGGGGCCTTTAACGGGTTAATTTTACCGTTAGCTTTAGGTTCGATTTTATTTGCTGCTCATCGCTCTTCGATTGTTGGTAAGTACAAGCATCCGATTTGGATGACGACTTTTGGTGGAATTATCGTACTTTTGACAACATTCTTAGGAATCAGGACTTTAATTACGAACATTCCACAGTTATTCTAGGAGTATAGAGATAATGATGAGAGGGGGATGACGTCGTGGACGGTGTAAAAATGTCTCCGTTTGGTGACGCGGCGATTCGAATTCAGTTTGGTTCGGTATTGTCTAAGGAACTTAATCAAACGATTCGAAGCTTTAGTCAACAACTGCAACAGGAAGACTTGCGCGGGGTAACCGAATGGGTACCGACATATACGGCAGTAACGGTGTTTTATCAGCCGGATAAGGTGTCATATCAAACATTGACGCAGCAACTGATGTCAGTTTACGAAGAAGTAAAGGATAGCAAGGTCCCTCCCGCAAAAGTGATCTACATTCCGACTTATTATGGTGGCGATGTTGGACCTGATTTGTCTTATGTCGCCGAACGAAATCACCTCTCCGTTGATGAAGTGATTTCGATTCATTCCAATCAACCATACCTGATTTATATGATTGGCTTCACACCGGGTTTTCCTTATTTAGGTGGGATGTCAAAGAAAATTGCTACGCCACGTCTCGAGTCGCCACGCGCGAAAGTACCTGCTGGCTCTGTCGGAATCGCAGGTGAACAAACAGGGGTGTATTCGCTCGATACACCAGGAGGTTGGCAAATTATTGGTAAAACACCTGTGAAGCTGTATGATCACACGCGGACTGAACCTGTACTACTTGAAGCAGGGAATTACCTGAAGTTTTATTCTGTGACAAAAGAAGAGTATCAAGCGATTGAGGAGCAAATCGAAAACAATACATATCAATTGAAACAAGAATGGATGGAGGAAGCTAATGATGAATCATCAAATTGATTTAAATAGTGATTTAGGTGAAAGCTTTGGTGCGTATCGAATCGGTCAAGATGACCAGGTGTTAACACATGTTACTTCGGCTAATATTGCTTGTGGCTATCATGCCGGAGACCATAATGTCATGCATAAAACGGTGAAACTAGCGATCGAAAACAATGTCGCGCTAGGGGCGCATCCCGGCATTCAAGATTTAATTGGCTTTGGGCGCCGTGTCATGCAATTAGATCCCAAAGACGTGTATAACTTTACGGTTTATCAAATTGGCGCTCTCCAAGCGTTTGCGAAGGTTTATCAAACAAATTTGCAGCACGTTAAGCCCCATGGTGCGTTGTTTAACATGGCCTCAAAAGATCAAGCGATTGCAAAAGCGATAGCTGAGGCTGTTTATGACGTTGATCCAACGTTAATTTTATTTGGGCTGTCTGGTGGAGAACTTGTGAAAGCTGGTAAGGGGCTCGGTCTCCAAGTGGCACAAGAAGTGTTTTCAGACCGTACGTATCAACCTGACGGGACGCTGACACCGAGAACGGAGCCGAATGCAATGATTGAAGATGCGGATGAAGCGGTTGAGCGTGTCATCCAAATGATTACAAAAGGGACGGTAGAAGCTGTAGACGGGTCAACGATACCACTACAAGCAGATACGATTTGTGTGCATGGGGATGAACCGAGTGCACTCGAATTTGTAAAAAATCTAAAATCTGCTTTTGCAGCGAACAAGATTGAAGTCGCTGCGATTGGGAAAAATATATGAAGCAAGAAGTTTGTGAAGTTCAATCGCCTGGGTTATTAACGACCGTCCAAGACCTCGGGCGTTTTGGTTACCAGCAATATGGCATCGTCACGGCTGGAGCCATGGATTCCTATGCACTCCAAGTTGGTAATCTATTAGTTGGAAATGAACGTGAAGAGGCAGGGCTTGAGGTCACGGTGATGGGGCCGAAACTCAACTGGCTAACGGATGCGGTCATCGCGATAACGGGTGCAAACCTTTCACCGATGATCGATGGTCGAGAGGTTCCGATGTGGAAATCGATCTGGGTTAGGAAAGGTCAACGATTGTCCTTCGGTAAGCCGGTAGATGGAGCGAGAGCCTATGTGACGATCGCTGGAGGGGTTGATGTTCCTGAAGTGGTTAGCAGTAAGTCTACGTACTTAAAAGCGAGTCTTGGTGGCTTTTTCGGTCGCGAGCTTCAAAGAGGGGATATCATTTCACGTACGAGTCCGACTGTTGAAATCAATCATGTCGGAAAAACGATACATTCCGATTTAGTCCCTAAGTATGCAGAGACAGAGGCGATCAGGGTCATTCTTGGACCAGATGAAGCGTCCTTTTCTCGTGATGGTCTCGACACGTTTTTAGGTTCAACATACACCGTTAGCCCGCAGGCGGACCGGATGGGTTATCGGTTGAGTGGACCAAAAATTGATCATGTCGTTGGTGCTGATTTGTTGTCCGATGCGATTGTGCCTGGCACGATTCAAGTCCCAGCAAATGGGCAACCGATCGTTTTGCTCGCTGATAGACAAACTACCGGTGGATATACACGGATCGCGACTGTAATCTCAGTTGAC harbors:
- a CDS encoding NRAMP family divalent metal transporter: MSQHSSNDQKNERKNRLSVMAGAAFLMATSAIGPGFLTQTAVFTEQLLASFAFVILASVILDIGAQVNIWRIIAVSKMKGQDIANAVFPGLGYAVAFFIVLGGLAFNIGNVGGGGLGVNALLGFDPVIGAVITGLICVGIFLSKEAGMAMDKIVRYLGGLMILLTTYVMFVSQPPVAEAALRTVAPLEIDMLAIITIVGGTVGGYITFAGGHRLLDAGISGQENLRHVTNTAVSGIVVASIMRVILFLAVLGVVSAGFALDPDNPTASVFQIAAGEIGFRIFGLVLWAAAITSVVGAAYTSVSFLTTFHPSIERNKKYWTVGFIVASTTIFALIGQPVTLLILAGAFNGLILPLALGSILFAAHRSSIVGKYKHPIWMTTFGGIIVLLTTFLGIRTLITNIPQLF
- the pxpB gene encoding 5-oxoprolinase subunit PxpB; translation: MDGVKMSPFGDAAIRIQFGSVLSKELNQTIRSFSQQLQQEDLRGVTEWVPTYTAVTVFYQPDKVSYQTLTQQLMSVYEEVKDSKVPPAKVIYIPTYYGGDVGPDLSYVAERNHLSVDEVISIHSNQPYLIYMIGFTPGFPYLGGMSKKIATPRLESPRAKVPAGSVGIAGEQTGVYSLDTPGGWQIIGKTPVKLYDHTRTEPVLLEAGNYLKFYSVTKEEYQAIEEQIENNTYQLKQEWMEEANDESSN
- a CDS encoding LamB/YcsF family protein; this translates as MNHQIDLNSDLGESFGAYRIGQDDQVLTHVTSANIACGYHAGDHNVMHKTVKLAIENNVALGAHPGIQDLIGFGRRVMQLDPKDVYNFTVYQIGALQAFAKVYQTNLQHVKPHGALFNMASKDQAIAKAIAEAVYDVDPTLILFGLSGGELVKAGKGLGLQVAQEVFSDRTYQPDGTLTPRTEPNAMIEDADEAVERVIQMITKGTVEAVDGSTIPLQADTICVHGDEPSALEFVKNLKSAFAANKIEVAAIGKNI
- a CDS encoding biotin-dependent carboxyltransferase family protein translates to MKQEVCEVQSPGLLTTVQDLGRFGYQQYGIVTAGAMDSYALQVGNLLVGNEREEAGLEVTVMGPKLNWLTDAVIAITGANLSPMIDGREVPMWKSIWVRKGQRLSFGKPVDGARAYVTIAGGVDVPEVVSSKSTYLKASLGGFFGRELQRGDIISRTSPTVEINHVGKTIHSDLVPKYAETEAIRVILGPDEASFSRDGLDTFLGSTYTVSPQADRMGYRLSGPKIDHVVGADLLSDAIVPGTIQVPANGQPIVLLADRQTTGGYTRIATVISVDLPYISQLLPGQQVRFQTVSVEQAQTACSHQQLTLRRLKMAVDGIKR